The following are from one region of the Rhizobacter sp. AJA081-3 genome:
- a CDS encoding ABC transporter permease: protein MLKLEARPEASRVMSIASPLLALAITVVLGTILFVALGKDPMRGLYVFFIEPVKSAYALSELAMKATPLLLIALGLSVCFRSNVWNIGAEGQFIVGAIFASGVAMQAGPETGRWIVVPVLLAGVLGGMVWAGIVALLRDRFNASEILVSLMMVYIADMVLSYLVYGPWKDPAGYNFPQTITFLKSTQVPRLFDGSRVNLGLPIALVLVAVFWVLLFRTYAGFQLQVGGLAPAAARYAGFSSRKALWMALLLSGGMAGLAGALEAAGPLGQLTPHVPAGYGFAAIIVAFVGRLHPVGAIFSAVLMSMFYIGGELAQSRLGLPKSLTGVFQGLLLFTLLACDTLIHYRIRWKSAQPHAAKPAAPAPVSTGAGTTATTGKGA, encoded by the coding sequence ATGCTCAAGCTTGAAGCCCGCCCGGAAGCATCGAGGGTCATGTCGATCGCCTCGCCACTGCTGGCGCTGGCGATCACCGTGGTGCTGGGTACCATCCTCTTCGTCGCGCTGGGCAAAGACCCGATGCGCGGCCTCTACGTCTTCTTCATCGAGCCGGTGAAGAGCGCCTACGCGCTGTCGGAGCTGGCCATGAAGGCCACGCCGCTGCTGCTCATCGCGCTCGGGCTGTCGGTGTGCTTCCGCTCCAACGTGTGGAACATCGGCGCCGAGGGGCAGTTCATCGTCGGTGCCATCTTCGCCAGCGGCGTGGCCATGCAGGCCGGGCCGGAGACGGGGCGCTGGATCGTCGTGCCGGTGCTGCTCGCCGGCGTGCTCGGCGGCATGGTCTGGGCGGGCATCGTGGCGCTGCTGCGCGACCGCTTCAACGCCAGCGAGATCCTGGTCAGCCTGATGATGGTCTACATCGCCGACATGGTGCTGAGCTACCTCGTCTACGGCCCCTGGAAGGACCCGGCGGGCTACAACTTCCCGCAGACCATCACCTTCCTGAAGAGCACGCAGGTGCCTCGGCTGTTCGACGGCTCGCGCGTCAACCTCGGACTGCCGATCGCGCTGGTGCTGGTGGCGGTGTTCTGGGTGCTGCTGTTCCGCACCTACGCCGGCTTCCAGCTGCAGGTCGGCGGCCTGGCGCCGGCGGCGGCGCGCTACGCCGGCTTCTCGTCGCGCAAGGCCTTGTGGATGGCGTTGCTGCTGTCGGGTGGCATGGCCGGCCTGGCCGGCGCGCTCGAAGCGGCCGGGCCGCTGGGCCAGCTCACGCCGCACGTGCCGGCGGGCTACGGCTTCGCCGCCATCATCGTCGCCTTCGTCGGCCGCCTGCACCCGGTGGGCGCGATCTTCTCGGCGGTGCTGATGAGCATGTTCTACATCGGCGGCGAACTCGCGCAGTCGCGACTGGGCCTGCCCAAGTCGCTGACCGGCGTGTTCCAGGGCCTGCTGCTGTTCACGCTGCTGGCCTGCGACACGCTGATCCACTACCGCATCCGCTGGAAGTCGGCGCAGCCGCACGCCGCCAAGCCGGCCGCGCCGGCGCCCGTGAGCACCGGCGCGGGCACCACCGCCACCACCGGAAAGGGAGCCTGA
- a CDS encoding BMP family ABC transporter substrate-binding protein, producing the protein MTSQSKRSLIKLAGWSSLAAAAALVGCGKKEEPAPPAAAPAASPVAAAPAKPEPLKIAFAYVGPVGDGGWTFAHDNGRKAVEKEFGDKVVTSFVEKVPEAADAERVFRDMASQGNKLIFGTTFGYMEPMLKTAADLKDVKFEHATGYKQAENMRTYDSRTYEGAYMAGVIAGAMTKSNTLGVVGSIPIPEVIRNINSFTLGAQSVNPKVKTKVVWVNEWFNPPKETEAAQSLLNGGADVLFQNTDSSAVLQTAGKAKKFAFGWDSDMSAYSPEAHLASAIINWGPYYIKATRDALEGKWTGGTGSWWGVKEGTIDIVSISDKVPAEIKAKVETVKAGLKDGSFAIWKGPILGQDGKEVLKKDEVADDKWLGGVKFYVKGVEGKVPGDK; encoded by the coding sequence ATGACGTCACAAAGCAAGCGTTCGCTGATCAAACTGGCCGGCTGGAGTTCGCTGGCGGCCGCCGCGGCCCTGGTGGGCTGCGGCAAGAAGGAAGAACCGGCGCCGCCGGCCGCCGCGCCCGCTGCCTCGCCGGTGGCCGCCGCCCCGGCCAAGCCCGAGCCGCTGAAGATCGCCTTCGCCTACGTCGGCCCGGTGGGCGACGGCGGCTGGACCTTTGCGCACGACAACGGCCGCAAGGCGGTCGAGAAGGAGTTCGGCGACAAGGTGGTCACCAGCTTCGTCGAGAAGGTGCCCGAAGCTGCCGACGCCGAGCGCGTGTTCCGCGACATGGCCAGCCAGGGCAACAAGCTGATCTTCGGCACCACCTTCGGCTACATGGAGCCAATGCTCAAGACCGCGGCCGACCTCAAGGACGTGAAGTTCGAGCATGCCACCGGCTACAAGCAGGCCGAGAACATGCGCACCTACGACAGCCGCACCTATGAAGGTGCCTACATGGCCGGCGTCATCGCCGGCGCGATGACCAAGTCGAACACGCTGGGCGTGGTCGGCTCGATCCCCATCCCCGAGGTGATCCGCAACATCAACAGCTTCACGCTGGGCGCGCAGTCGGTGAACCCGAAGGTCAAGACCAAGGTGGTCTGGGTCAACGAATGGTTCAACCCGCCCAAGGAAACCGAAGCCGCGCAATCGCTGCTCAACGGCGGCGCCGACGTGCTGTTCCAGAACACCGACTCCTCGGCCGTGCTGCAGACGGCTGGTAAGGCCAAGAAGTTCGCCTTCGGTTGGGACAGCGACATGAGCGCCTACTCGCCCGAAGCGCACCTGGCCTCGGCCATCATCAACTGGGGCCCGTACTACATCAAGGCCACGCGCGATGCGCTCGAAGGCAAGTGGACCGGCGGCACGGGCTCCTGGTGGGGCGTCAAGGAAGGCACGATCGACATCGTGTCCATCTCCGACAAGGTGCCCGCCGAGATCAAGGCCAAGGTCGAGACGGTCAAGGCCGGCCTGAAGGACGGCAGCTTCGCGATCTGGAAGGGCCCGATCCTCGGCCAGGACGGCAAGGAGGTCCTGAAGAAGGACGAGGTCGCCGACGACAAGTGGCTCGGCGGCGTCAAGTTCTACGTCAAGGGCGTGGAAGGCAAGGTGCCGGGCGACAAGTGA
- the guaD gene encoding guanine deaminase has product MTARVAIFGDLLDFTAEPAWGETLSSAVRWRPAHWLLVEGGRIVAVQADAPDASWERHDHAGRLVLPGFIDTHVHSPQLDVIASYGTELLDWLNTYTFPAERRYADPAQAEAGAALFLDALLAHGTTSAVVFPTVHKVSADALFAAAAQRGMRLIAGKVLMDRHAPDGLRDDVVQAERDCRELIERWHGHERLAYAVTVRFAPTSSPEQLAMAGRLCAQDPTLYMQTHVAENRAEVQWVRELFPEARSYLDVYARAGLLHPRSVLAHGIWLDDADRAALRDSGAQIAHSPSSNLFLGSGLFGWRAAEAAGVAVSLATDVGGGTSLSMLRTLADAYKVQAMAGERLTAWKALHAATRGAARSLGLGDEIGSLEPGRHADVAVWDWAVGPVAGRRMAVAQALHEQVFAWLTLGDERNLAAAYVAGRPAYRRS; this is encoded by the coding sequence ATGACGGCGCGGGTCGCGATCTTCGGCGACCTGCTCGACTTCACGGCCGAACCGGCCTGGGGCGAGACGCTGTCCAGCGCGGTGCGCTGGCGGCCGGCGCACTGGCTGCTGGTCGAAGGCGGGCGCATCGTCGCGGTGCAGGCCGATGCACCGGATGCGAGCTGGGAGCGGCACGACCACGCCGGCCGGCTGGTGCTGCCCGGCTTCATCGACACCCACGTGCACAGCCCGCAGCTCGACGTGATCGCCAGCTACGGCACCGAGTTGCTCGACTGGCTCAACACCTACACCTTCCCGGCCGAGCGGCGCTACGCCGATCCCGCGCAGGCGGAGGCCGGCGCGGCGCTCTTCCTCGACGCGCTGCTGGCGCACGGCACCACCTCGGCGGTGGTGTTCCCGACCGTGCACAAGGTGTCGGCCGACGCGCTGTTCGCCGCCGCCGCGCAGCGCGGCATGCGGCTGATCGCCGGCAAGGTGCTGATGGACCGCCACGCCCCCGACGGCCTGCGCGACGACGTGGTGCAGGCCGAGCGCGACTGCCGCGAGCTGATCGAGCGCTGGCACGGCCACGAGCGCCTGGCCTACGCAGTGACGGTGCGCTTCGCGCCCACCAGCTCGCCCGAACAGCTGGCCATGGCCGGGCGGCTGTGCGCGCAGGACCCGACGCTGTACATGCAGACCCACGTGGCCGAGAACCGTGCCGAGGTGCAATGGGTGCGCGAACTCTTCCCCGAGGCGCGCAGCTACCTCGACGTCTACGCGCGTGCCGGGCTGCTGCACCCGCGCAGCGTGCTGGCGCACGGCATCTGGCTCGACGACGCCGACCGTGCCGCGCTGCGCGACAGCGGCGCGCAGATCGCGCACAGCCCGTCGTCCAACCTGTTCCTCGGCAGCGGCCTGTTCGGCTGGCGCGCCGCGGAGGCGGCAGGTGTGGCGGTCAGCCTGGCCACCGACGTGGGCGGCGGCACCAGCCTGTCGATGCTGCGCACCCTGGCCGACGCCTACAAGGTGCAGGCGATGGCCGGCGAGCGGTTGACGGCCTGGAAGGCGCTGCACGCCGCCACGCGTGGCGCGGCGCGCTCGCTCGGCCTGGGCGACGAGATCGGTTCGCTGGAGCCCGGCCGCCATGCCGACGTGGCGGTGTGGGACTGGGCCGTCGGCCCGGTGGCCGGGCGCCGCATGGCCGTCGCCCAGGCCTTGCACGAGCAGGTGTTCGCCTGGCTCACGCTCGGCGACGAGCGCAACCTCGCGGCGGCCTACGTGGCCGGCCGCCCCGCCTACCGCCGGAGCTGA
- a CDS encoding BMP family ABC transporter substrate-binding protein, whose protein sequence is MHKNLARAAALAAALLSPFHTPAQTPPLKLAFVYVSPVGEAGWSYQHDLGRREMERALGARVQTTVVEAVAEGADSERVMRDLAAQGYQLIFATSFGYLEPALRVAAEFPNVKFEHVGGYKTAANLNTYNARYYEARYLAGWLAGKTSKSGIAGYVAGFPVPEVVQGINAFAIGMREANPKAQLRVLWLNAWFDPAREREAAQTLINQGADVLTNHSGSPAVPQAAQAAFRDKGVRVIAYQSDMKAFAPDAQLAAVTHHWGGHYTLVAQSVLDGRWKAQPVWAGMKDGLVQLSAVDTSLPKELRAQLEARRQAVVAGKLKPFSGRLVDNAGTERLPRGTLDDAAIATMNWLAAGVVGSLPGQ, encoded by the coding sequence ATGCACAAAAACCTCGCCCGCGCGGCCGCGCTCGCCGCTGCGTTGCTGAGTCCCTTCCACACCCCCGCCCAGACGCCGCCGCTGAAGCTCGCCTTCGTCTACGTCAGCCCCGTCGGCGAGGCCGGCTGGAGCTACCAGCACGACCTCGGCCGCCGCGAGATGGAGCGTGCGCTCGGCGCGCGCGTGCAGACCACCGTGGTCGAGGCCGTGGCCGAGGGTGCCGATTCCGAACGTGTGATGCGCGACCTCGCGGCGCAGGGCTACCAGCTCATCTTCGCCACCAGCTTCGGCTACCTCGAGCCGGCGCTGCGCGTGGCGGCCGAGTTCCCCAACGTGAAGTTCGAGCACGTCGGCGGCTACAAGACGGCGGCCAACCTGAACACCTACAACGCGCGCTACTACGAGGCGCGCTACCTGGCCGGCTGGCTGGCCGGCAAGACCAGCAAGTCGGGCATTGCCGGCTACGTGGCCGGCTTTCCGGTGCCCGAGGTGGTGCAGGGCATCAACGCCTTCGCGATCGGCATGCGGGAAGCGAACCCGAAGGCGCAGCTGCGTGTGCTGTGGCTGAACGCCTGGTTCGACCCGGCGCGCGAGCGCGAGGCGGCGCAGACCCTGATCAACCAGGGCGCCGACGTGCTCACCAACCACAGCGGCTCACCCGCCGTGCCGCAGGCGGCGCAGGCCGCGTTCAGGGACAAGGGCGTGCGCGTGATCGCCTACCAGAGCGACATGAAGGCCTTCGCGCCCGACGCACAGCTGGCGGCCGTGACCCACCACTGGGGTGGCCACTACACGCTCGTGGCGCAATCGGTGCTCGATGGGCGCTGGAAGGCGCAGCCGGTGTGGGCCGGCATGAAGGACGGCCTGGTGCAGCTCAGCGCGGTCGATACCTCGCTGCCGAAGGAGCTGCGTGCGCAGCTGGAGGCCCGGCGCCAGGCGGTGGTCGCCGGCAAGCTCAAGCCCTTCTCCGGCCGGCTCGTCGACAACGCCGGCACGGAGCGCCTGCCGCGCGGCACGCTCGACGACGCGGCCATCGCCACGATGAACTGGCTGGCCGCTGGCGTGGTCGGCAGCTTGCCGGGACAATGA
- a CDS encoding ABC transporter permease: protein MESFALLLAATFNAGTVLAIAALGLLINERAGIVNLGAEGMMLVAAVAGFATAVTTGNDWLAFAAGAGAGALMAAAFGVLVIWLNTNQYATGLALSLFGTGFSAFVGIKYTQEKLSERAHFDIPVLSDIPFIGPAMFKQHPMVYIAVLLTIALAWFLYRSRAGLVLRAVGESPESAHALGYPVRRIRLMAVMVGGALCGVSGAYISVIYTPLWVEGMIAGKGWIALALTTFATWRPARVLLGAYLFGGVTMLQFHLQGEGVQVPSQFLTMLPYVATIVVLVLISRNANFIKVNMPASIGKPFFPGS from the coding sequence ATGGAATCCTTCGCACTCCTGCTCGCGGCCACCTTCAACGCCGGCACCGTGCTGGCCATCGCGGCGCTCGGCCTGCTCATCAACGAGCGCGCCGGCATCGTCAACCTCGGTGCCGAAGGCATGATGCTGGTGGCCGCCGTCGCCGGCTTCGCCACCGCGGTGACCACCGGCAACGACTGGCTGGCCTTCGCGGCCGGCGCCGGCGCCGGCGCCTTGATGGCCGCGGCCTTCGGCGTGCTGGTCATCTGGCTCAACACCAACCAGTACGCCACCGGCCTGGCGCTGAGCCTGTTCGGCACCGGCTTCTCGGCCTTCGTGGGCATCAAGTACACGCAGGAGAAGCTCAGCGAGCGCGCGCACTTCGACATCCCCGTGCTGTCGGACATCCCGTTCATCGGCCCGGCGATGTTCAAGCAGCACCCGATGGTCTACATCGCCGTGCTGCTGACGATCGCGCTGGCGTGGTTCCTTTACCGCTCGCGCGCCGGCCTGGTGCTGCGCGCGGTCGGCGAGTCGCCCGAGTCGGCGCACGCACTGGGCTACCCGGTGCGGCGCATCCGGCTGATGGCGGTGATGGTCGGCGGTGCGCTGTGCGGGGTGTCGGGCGCCTACATCTCGGTGATCTACACGCCGCTGTGGGTGGAAGGCATGATCGCCGGCAAGGGCTGGATCGCGCTGGCGCTCACCACCTTCGCCACCTGGCGACCGGCACGTGTCTTGCTCGGTGCCTATCTCTTCGGCGGCGTGACGATGCTGCAGTTCCACCTCCAGGGAGAAGGCGTCCAGGTGCCCAGCCAGTTCCTCACCATGCTGCCCTACGTGGCCACCATCGTGGTGCTGGTGCTGATCTCGCGCAACGCCAACTTCATCAAGGTGAACATGCCGGCGTCCATTGGCAAGCCGTTCTTCCCGGGGTCCTGA
- a CDS encoding adenosine deaminase: MSTMNFDAIPRWRLPGLLRAMPKAELHIHIEGSLEPELIFRLAQRNGVTLPYASVEALRAAYAFTDLQSFLDIYYAGASVLLKEEDFFDMAWAYLERAAADNVIHTEIFFDPQTHTVRGVPFETVIKGLDHACHRAHQEMRISAKLILCFLRHLSEDEAMATLEEALPYKHHFIGVGLDSSERGHPPEKFARVFARAREAGLHLVAHAGEEGPPAYIRSALDVLHVERIDHGVRCVEDPALVQRLAAEGMALTVCPLSNVKLCVFETMADHNLPALLAAGLKATINSDDPAYFGGYMNQNFMETFAALPQLGAREAYTLARNSFEASFADAGAKSHWINQLDLAFEEAASPQ, from the coding sequence ATGAGCACCATGAACTTCGACGCCATCCCGCGCTGGCGGCTGCCCGGGCTGTTGCGCGCCATGCCCAAGGCCGAGCTGCACATCCACATCGAGGGCTCGCTCGAGCCGGAACTGATCTTCAGGCTCGCGCAGCGCAACGGCGTGACGCTGCCCTACGCCAGCGTGGAGGCATTGCGCGCCGCCTACGCCTTCACCGACCTGCAGAGCTTCCTCGACATCTACTACGCCGGCGCCAGCGTGCTGCTGAAGGAGGAAGACTTCTTCGACATGGCCTGGGCCTACCTCGAGCGCGCCGCGGCCGACAACGTCATCCACACCGAGATCTTCTTCGACCCGCAGACTCACACCGTTCGCGGCGTGCCTTTCGAGACGGTGATCAAGGGTCTGGACCATGCCTGTCACCGCGCCCACCAGGAGATGCGCATCAGCGCCAAGCTGATCCTGTGCTTCCTGCGCCACCTCAGCGAAGACGAGGCGATGGCGACGCTGGAGGAGGCGCTGCCCTACAAGCACCACTTCATCGGCGTCGGCCTGGACAGCAGCGAACGCGGCCACCCGCCGGAGAAGTTCGCGCGCGTGTTTGCGCGGGCGCGCGAGGCCGGGCTGCATCTGGTGGCGCACGCCGGCGAGGAGGGGCCTCCGGCCTACATCCGCAGCGCGCTCGATGTGCTGCACGTCGAGCGCATCGACCATGGCGTGCGTTGCGTGGAAGACCCGGCGCTCGTGCAGCGCCTGGCCGCCGAGGGCATGGCACTGACGGTGTGCCCGCTGTCCAACGTGAAGCTGTGCGTGTTCGAGACCATGGCCGATCACAACCTGCCCGCGCTGCTGGCCGCCGGACTGAAGGCCACCATCAATTCCGACGACCCGGCCTACTTCGGCGGCTACATGAACCAGAACTTCATGGAGACCTTCGCCGCGCTGCCGCAGCTCGGCGCGCGCGAGGCCTACACGCTGGCGCGCAACAGCTTCGAGGCCAGCTTCGCCGATGCCGGCGCCAAGTCGCACTGGATCAACCAGCTCGATCTGGCCTTCGAGGAGGCGGCTTCGCCTCAGTGA
- a CDS encoding outer envelope protein, whose product MHALSKITAAALLVAASTAGHAADWSDTSIGFRTGSKFAEPFGSTEIHKNIVNLTHVSGYKYGSNFFNADFLMSDEKDPAGAGSTNGAHEVYIVYRNTLDIEKTTGTPMKFGPVRGVGLTLGFDVNAKTDAGYNSKKRMFVFGPTLSIDVPGFLNVGLLVLKESNAPYNTFSNTSTPRYSYKTHPMLTAAWGIPLSKEIPISFEGFANFIASKGKNEFGGDTAAETNIDMQIMLDVGALSGGPKGTFKVGLEYQYWKNKFGNDASGPAGDGAFAKTPMLRAEYHF is encoded by the coding sequence ATGCACGCTCTCAGCAAGATCACCGCCGCCGCGCTGCTTGTCGCGGCCTCCACCGCCGGCCACGCCGCCGACTGGAGCGACACCTCGATCGGCTTTCGCACCGGCAGCAAGTTCGCCGAGCCCTTCGGCTCGACCGAGATCCACAAGAACATCGTCAACCTGACGCACGTCAGCGGCTACAAGTACGGCTCGAACTTCTTCAATGCCGACTTCCTGATGTCCGACGAGAAGGACCCGGCCGGCGCCGGCTCCACCAACGGTGCGCACGAGGTCTACATCGTCTACCGCAACACGCTGGACATCGAGAAGACCACCGGCACGCCGATGAAGTTCGGGCCGGTCCGCGGTGTCGGCCTGACCCTCGGTTTCGACGTCAACGCCAAGACCGACGCGGGCTACAACTCCAAGAAGCGCATGTTCGTGTTCGGCCCGACGCTCAGCATCGACGTGCCCGGCTTCCTGAACGTCGGCCTGCTGGTGCTCAAGGAGAGCAACGCGCCGTACAACACCTTCTCGAACACCAGCACGCCGCGCTACAGCTACAAGACGCACCCGATGCTGACGGCCGCCTGGGGCATCCCGCTGTCCAAGGAGATCCCGATCTCGTTCGAGGGCTTCGCCAACTTCATCGCCTCCAAGGGCAAGAACGAATTCGGCGGCGACACCGCGGCCGAGACCAACATCGACATGCAGATCATGCTCGACGTCGGCGCGCTCTCCGGCGGCCCCAAGGGCACTTTCAAGGTCGGCCTGGAGTACCAGTACTGGAAGAACAAGTTCGGCAACGACGCGTCCGGCCCGGCCGGCGACGGCGCGTTCGCGAAGACGCCTATGCTTCGCGCCGAGTACCACTTCTGA
- a CDS encoding ABC transporter ATP-binding protein, translated as MLRLELIDISKQYPAVKANDRVNLRVKPGEIHAVLGENGAGKSTMMKMIYGAVRPDEGEIRWNGQAVQIASPAQARQLGISMVYQHFSLFDTLTAAENVWLGLDKSLTLAEVTERINQVASVYGLDVDALRPVHTLSVGERQRVEIVRALLTNPKLLILDEPTSVLTPQAVDKLFVTLRKLADEGCSILYISHKLDEIRALCHHCTVLRGGKVTGEVDPTLESNASLSRLMIGAEPPQLQHIQAKLGGTVLAVKGLSVPKDDPFATELSDIAFDVRAGEIVGIAGVSGNGQQELMAALSGEDLRAPTGSIALFGQDISHDSPRKRRKEGLHFVPEERLGRGAVPTLSLAQNTLLTRTGTVERSGWIRTAEVTQLAQDLIKRFNVKAGGPQAAAKSLSGGNLQKFIVGREIDADPKLLIVSQPTWGVDVGAAAQIRGELLALRDKGCALLVVSEELDELFEICDRLVVIAQGKVSPSIATSKATIEMIGEWMSGLWDKADAKEADHAQA; from the coding sequence ATGCTTCGCCTCGAACTGATCGACATCAGCAAGCAGTACCCGGCCGTCAAGGCCAACGACCGCGTCAACCTGCGCGTCAAGCCCGGCGAGATCCATGCCGTGCTGGGCGAGAACGGCGCGGGCAAGTCGACCATGATGAAGATGATCTACGGCGCCGTCCGCCCCGACGAGGGCGAGATCCGCTGGAACGGCCAGGCCGTGCAGATCGCCTCGCCCGCGCAGGCGCGGCAGCTGGGCATCAGCATGGTCTACCAGCACTTCAGCCTGTTCGACACGCTGACGGCGGCCGAGAACGTCTGGCTCGGCCTCGACAAGAGCCTGACGCTCGCCGAAGTGACCGAGCGCATCAATCAGGTCGCCAGCGTCTACGGGCTGGACGTCGATGCGCTGCGCCCGGTGCACACGCTGTCGGTGGGCGAGCGCCAGCGCGTCGAGATCGTGCGCGCGCTGCTCACCAACCCCAAGCTGCTGATCCTCGATGAGCCGACCTCGGTGCTGACGCCGCAGGCGGTCGACAAGCTCTTCGTCACGCTGCGCAAGCTGGCCGACGAAGGCTGCTCCATCCTGTACATCAGCCACAAGCTCGACGAGATCCGCGCGCTGTGCCACCACTGCACGGTGCTGCGCGGCGGCAAGGTCACCGGCGAGGTCGACCCGACACTGGAAAGCAACGCCAGCCTCTCGCGCCTGATGATCGGCGCCGAGCCGCCGCAACTGCAGCACATCCAGGCCAAGCTGGGCGGCACGGTGCTCGCGGTGAAGGGGCTGTCGGTGCCCAAGGACGACCCGTTCGCCACCGAACTGTCGGACATCGCCTTCGACGTGCGCGCCGGCGAGATCGTCGGCATCGCGGGGGTCTCGGGCAACGGCCAGCAGGAGCTGATGGCCGCGCTGTCCGGCGAGGACTTGCGCGCGCCCACCGGATCGATCGCGCTGTTCGGCCAGGACATCTCGCACGACTCGCCGCGCAAGCGACGCAAGGAAGGCCTGCACTTCGTGCCCGAGGAGCGCCTGGGCCGCGGCGCGGTGCCCACGCTGTCGCTCGCGCAGAACACGCTGCTCACGCGCACCGGCACGGTCGAGCGCTCGGGCTGGATCCGCACTGCCGAGGTCACGCAGCTCGCGCAGGACCTGATCAAGCGCTTCAACGTGAAGGCCGGCGGGCCGCAGGCGGCAGCCAAGAGCCTGTCGGGTGGCAACCTGCAGAAGTTCATCGTCGGCCGCGAGATCGATGCCGACCCGAAGCTGCTGATCGTCTCGCAGCCGACCTGGGGCGTGGACGTCGGCGCCGCCGCGCAGATCCGCGGCGAGCTGCTGGCGCTGCGCGACAAGGGCTGCGCGCTGCTGGTCGTCAGCGAGGAGCTCGACGAGCTGTTCGAGATCTGCGACCGCCTCGTCGTCATCGCGCAGGGCAAGGTGTCGCCGAGCATCGCGACCTCGAAGGCGACCATCGAGATGATCGGCGAGTGGATGTCCGGCCTGTGGGACAAGGCCGACGCGAAGGAGGCGGATCATGCTCAAGCTTGA
- a CDS encoding aromatic ring-hydroxylating dioxygenase subunit alpha → MNEANFAHPVLDAQALGEVPLAVRLLAEDYVLWRDASGMPCAARDRCPHRGTKLSLGRVCEGQIECPYHGWRFDGAGRCTQIPALPSFTPSDSHALSPLRVLQAHGLLWLQLDGGVNLPRFDGEADAKLRKLNVGPYDVATSAPRIVENFLDLAHFGFVHEGWLGDRGHTSLDDYRVQSTATGFVASGCRAWQPQSNRLSTEGSWVDYRYEVMAPYTAVLTKLPQLQDGYRDEIALFVCPVEPEKSRVWFRMAVTDHDSSDEELSAFQHTIFTQDQPVLESQVPRRLPVSGGEVHCAADRSSAAYRRFLLECGISFGIC, encoded by the coding sequence ATGAACGAAGCGAATTTTGCCCACCCCGTGCTCGACGCCCAGGCGCTCGGCGAGGTTCCCCTGGCTGTGCGGCTGCTGGCCGAAGACTACGTGCTCTGGCGCGACGCCTCCGGCATGCCCTGCGCCGCGCGCGACCGCTGCCCGCACCGCGGCACGAAACTGTCCCTCGGGCGGGTCTGCGAAGGGCAGATCGAATGTCCGTACCACGGCTGGCGCTTCGACGGCGCCGGGCGCTGCACGCAGATCCCGGCGCTGCCCTCGTTCACGCCCTCGGACTCGCACGCATTGAGCCCGCTGCGCGTGCTGCAAGCGCATGGGCTGCTCTGGCTGCAGCTCGACGGCGGGGTGAACCTGCCGCGCTTCGATGGCGAGGCCGATGCGAAGCTGCGCAAGCTCAACGTCGGCCCCTACGACGTGGCGACCAGCGCGCCGCGCATCGTCGAGAATTTCCTCGACCTGGCGCACTTCGGCTTCGTGCACGAAGGCTGGCTGGGCGACCGTGGGCACACCTCGCTCGACGACTACCGCGTGCAGAGCACGGCCACCGGCTTCGTGGCCAGCGGCTGCCGTGCCTGGCAGCCGCAGAGCAACCGCCTGTCCACCGAAGGCAGCTGGGTCGACTACCGCTACGAGGTGATGGCGCCCTACACCGCAGTGCTCACCAAGCTGCCGCAGCTGCAGGACGGCTACCGCGACGAGATCGCGCTGTTCGTCTGCCCTGTGGAGCCCGAGAAGAGCCGCGTCTGGTTCCGCATGGCCGTCACCGACCACGACTCGAGCGACGAGGAACTGAGCGCCTTCCAGCACACCATCTTCACGCAGGACCAGCCGGTGCTGGAGTCGCAAGTGCCGCGCCGGCTGCCGGTGTCCGGCGGCGAAGTGCACTGCGCCGCCGACCGCAGCTCGGCCGCCTACCGCCGCTTCCTGCTGGAATGCGGCATCTCCTTCGGGATCTGCTGA